The sequence TATTTAGTGCTTAGTGCGCTACGAGCATACTTCAACTAACATTGCCCACTGAGTTGTGCTCAGTGCGCTGCGAGAACACTTCACCGAACATCACTCACTAATAAGTGCACAGTGCACTGCGAGCACACTTCACCGAACATCGCTCACTGAGTTGTGCTCAGTGCGCCGCAAGCACGTTGCAAGGAACATCTTTCACTGTGTAGTGTTCAGTGCTCTGCGAACACACTTAAACGAACATCGTTCACTGTGTTCTACTCAGACAGTGCGGTGCGAATACACTTCACCGAACATCGCTCACTGTGTTGTGCTCAGTGCGCTGCGAACACACTTCACCGAACATCGCTCACTGAGTTGTGCTCAGTGCTCTAAAACACACTTCACCGAACATCGCTCACTGAGTTGTAACCAGTGCTCTGCGAACACACTTCGCCTGACATCGCTCACTGAGTTGTGCTCAGTGCGCTGCGAGCACGTTGCACCGAACATTGCTCAGTGCTCTGCGAGCACACTTCACCCAAGGACGAACGTTGAAGAGTCCGCCAGTGATAAcgctattttttttatatcaatatgaACAAGAAGTAAGGTAACTCAGTATAATTTGGAAAGTTTATCAATGATCATCAAACTGATAACGCTTCGGTTACAGCATCATAATTATCACcatcttcttctttttcttcaacATCAATACCATCATCATTAGGTTTATCCTGTATATCGTAATCACTTttaccaccaccatcatcatcgtcgtcatcatccacatattcaaaaatattttaatcctTATTTCAATCAATTAACAATCATTATGTTGTTTGGTACTCTCCAAAAAACTTTCAGCAGGTGCATATTTTGTCCAAGTTATAAACCAtgattaaactgaaaataaaaatgataatatcatGATGGTTATAATGATGACGATGgtaatgacgatgatgatgatgatgattacgACAATTTGACGATAATTTTGCAAACATGCCAACATACGTTCCGTTAAATGACACTTGTCAAACCATGTGCACCCCTTGCATTGTATTTAGTCGCTGCCAAAACTCGACTGACTTTTGGTAATTACTACCAAATTGCGTTTCTACCATTTTGAAACGTAACACATGTATATTATTCCCTATGTGTCGTTTCAACAGTATACGAAATACAGCAAACAAAAAgggtaggacaaaatgaccacccctTCAAAGTCTCTCTtgccattttttaattttttttggataCCAGAAAAATGTTTAGGTTTCATATGCTTCTTCCATGATAGCAGTTGAACACATAAAGTTATATTACTGcctttatacaaaatttcctttAGTTATCATAGAAGTGATGGACAAACCAGTGCACCAAAGGCATAGCGTATGATCATTTACTAAAGAATTGTGCTGAAATTAAGAATACTCACAGAATCCCCCAGCCCGTGCATGTTTCTAATTGGATAGATATTATGACTGACGTCTATAAGAGTTTGAACTGTGTAGGGCCCTTGTTTTTTTTAGTATACAAATTGTTAGTGGGAAATATCATGTTATTGCAATGATAAGCATTCTATTATGCATTTTTGTAACTCCCCGTATAAATCAGTTGTGACAGTTTATGTGAAACTAATGCACGAGTTAATTTAGCTGATATAAAACGAATTGTCAGAATAATGATATTCCCGTGATATGTACTTGTCACGTGGTATGGGAGATAAAAACGGTTTTCACACTTCTGAAGTAAGTGCGGAGACTTACAGTAAATTGAATTCTTCCACTGAGAATGTCTTTGATGAAGAGGGCAAAAATATCCCGCTTAATTAGTTGTAATCTAGAATTTACTTGTGTGTTTAATTATTAGAATCGGgcgtttgtttgtaaatattgaaCAATTCtttggctgtaaaaagtctccccgtacttgaattcagtgttgttatattttctggtcctttggagtccatttaacatatgtgtaatagagttccgcttaagccggtgctagaggggcgtaagaggtgttgcacatttcattacctctaatgaaccgagtctgctattattccttTTGGTTGCAGTCTTTGTTTCCAAAGGATGTCACATATTTTTCAGATACGAATTTCAGATTTGCACATATATTTCGCGCATGATAATATGtgaattttattatatgtattaatATAATTGTGTGTCTAACGTGTTTTATAGCATTGCATACATTTctgtttacaaaatgtatttttgttttccaaAATAATGACACACGGGGTTTGAAACCATTATCagaataaaagtagaaaaatcatcATAAAAATGTGGAAACAATGCTCAAATGACATGTTATTCACCTCtagaaaacattctttttttttttgaaattgtggtttctcagtttttgttgttgttttttttttttggtttagtgccgtttttcaatactttttcagtttcttaacGGTagacatataacttaataaaccagtgttcctgcattctgcaccagtactaacctgttctccgcaagtagttgtcaccttctccacatgaatcagaggtgatagacgaaatgacttcagacactacgtcttttatcaaatcgtcatggagcaCATACGCTCCTCCCCAAGGATCGAAGAAGACATCATGAtcagcgctctccctattgagccaagaaacatatttgaactgtaaatAAATGGTATATTGGCATCTTGCATTTTTTTCAGGCTTGACAAAGTACTTGGTTCAGTTGGGAGTTATGCTGGTTTAGGAAAACTCCGGAATGACGATGATTTCATTGATCGTCTTAGTCACCATTATACGACCATGCTACTGGTTATATTCACGATAGTCGTCAGTACCAAACAATACGTCGGTGACGCCATACAGTGCTGGTGCCCGGCACAATTTACTGAAGCTCATGTTCATTATGCAAACCAGGTACgttatttatcaaataatctaGGCCTTCGAGTGATTTGTCTCCTGATCCAAAACAGGTCCGAGTTCAGATGAGCCGGACGTGAACCACGAATGCGTTAGCCTGAGGGGTTAAACATCCAAGAATCTGAACGATGAAGCGTAGTAGATTAGACGATGAGCCACAAGGCCTTGATTGCTTTCATACTTAAATGCTTGttggaatattttgaaaaaaaataggctAGACTTCATTTATTCGAGAGGTCATGCGGAAGTTTGACGTCATAaagctctcttaccggtccgctcGCTTgaccttctttgtttaaatggCAATCATATagagccattttgaaattttaaatttatgtcatTACCATAAAACAGCAAGTTCAAATGTAGTTGTAGAATTCATATCCTGTGAATATTACATGTCCTTTTTGACAACAGTTGTCTGTTTGCCAAACCAAAAACATCGACGTAATCTGTGAATTAAAATATACGAGgctttgaaaatacatatttttctataaaaaaaaatggaaaacgtGAACCTGTCTGATGCGGGTACTAGAATCTAAAAGCCCTACATTCTAGCATACAGAAAACTACTCGTATAAAAGAGAAAGTAAACGGACACCCTGACATTAGAGAGAATGCCTCTACGAGATACAGTGAAGATTATTTCACTATGTACATAATCTTAAGGATATCTGTTTGATGCCATTATTTCAAAGGGTTCACAAAATCATTATCTGTAGGCCTGCAGAAGTAACGGTTACATCGCTGTTACAATATTAGAGCAACGTGTCCACATCACTTACTATATAGTATGTTTGTATGTAGTATGTAGAGGGCATTCGAATGGATCACTCAACAATATATAGAAAAGTCGTGTTGTTTCGAAATATATTCCTTGACCGTATCACTAAAAGTGATACTTAACAGAGCCCTTAGTATTTCATGAAAGTTTGACGTTTTTGTCATCAAATGATTTTGTAAACAATGATAatgatagtagtagtagtagtagtagtggtggtagtggtagcGGTCGTGGTTGTGGTGATAGTAGTAGTTGTGGTAGTGGTCGTGGTCGTGGTGATAGTAGAGGTAGTGGTCGTGGTCGAGCTCATGGCCGTGGTGACAGTAGTGGTAattttagtagtagtagtagtagtagtagtagtagtagtaatagtagtaattGTAAACTTTTTACACTGTTTTTACCGGCTATCGAAGTAAATACGAAACATCATCTAATGTTGAATTACATAGGCCATTCAATATTTCAGATATGTTGGGTGTCAAACACATACCATGTCCCGATGGAAAACATTATACCAGCTGACCCAGATACGAGAAGAGAAACCCAGTTGACATACTACCAGTGGGTTCCATTTATACTATTGTTCATGGGAATGTTGTTCAAGATACCCCGTATCACATGGAAGGTTCTCACATATTCCTCGTCTATCAGTCTAGATAAGGTAAGCTTACAGCCAAACATATAGCTATCTTGGGTCCAAATTCACAAACGTTCAAAGTCAGAATTCACGCACTGGGCCCGTAacgacactcggcaatttccgtgagaTTACGTAATTTaattttaccctgctaaatttctaaaatggaatggtccatcattcaatatgggcagtaccacttattattcagaggggtgttcactaaaaatttactgactgaatagcgaacagtgcaacagtgcagaccatgatcaggatgtgcaggctgatcttagtctgcactggtcgcaaacacaaaatcacttgccgtcagcaggctaaatgttaagaATGCATAACGAGTAATGTATGCTAAGCTGTAAAACGAAAAGTCATATAAAATTCCATCAGTATCTTTGTTTTGAAATTggcaaaaagaaaatttagcattttagaCTTTAAACTTgattgaaaatgtgttttagtcCGCATTTGGTCAGCgtttcacatatattttgtagaaataaaaacattgtgttggtCGGGCTTCTTATTTCCAAATACCATAAAATGTTGATCAACCAATAAGTTATATAAACATTCTGCGGGGCCGGCCGTTCTATCAGAATTTGAAGCCAATTATTAGATGACCACAAACCCAGAGAAACAAACTCGGATTTTGGCTcatttgatatttaagaaatattaaacatTCCCCTATTTTTAACTGTGAATAAAATACAGACAGGAGTTCGGATGACCACGTGTGCATAAAACGGgttgtataattatttttcaagttCACTCGTTAGGAATTTCGGAGTTCGAAACGTGTTTGTACCACACAAAAGTCGATATGACGTTTTATCATTATATCTgcttatgtttttgaaattttattttttccaccGTTTGTCACTGGAATAGTCCGTATATATAACGGAATGGAGGTATCTTATAATATAACCAGATCGAAGAATTTCCTGATAAAGGTCAATAGACATTTTCTCATTGACTAAATAATGTTTTAAGCATTGACCACTTATTTTCTCGCTATCATATTTAGCATGGCTTTGTACATTTTCAGGTTCTTGGCTTGATATTCGCTCTACAGCTGGCGCCGAAAGCAGAAAGAGATGAAAAACTTGCAGAACTAACGGACTACTTAGATACCTGGTTACAGACGTCAGAACATTACAAAGACGTCTGCTGTCTTCAGCTCAAACAGAAAGTATCTCAGTATTCGTGTTTTGTTTGCGGAAGACGATACGGAAATCATTTCATTACGTCagcaatttttgtcaaatttctttACTTTACAAACGCTTTTATTCAATACTTTGCCTTAAATGCTTTTCTTGGAGATGATTTTGCAGCTTGGGGTTTTGAGATAATGACAGGACTCGCAGACGAAAATCCTGAGTATATGAAATTGTCTCCACGATTTCCTCGTGTGACGATGTGCGACTTCCAAATCCGCCAAATGATGAACGTACAGAGATGGACAGTCCAGTGTGTTCTGCCGATAAATTTGTtcaattccaaaatatttttgttcatttggTTCTGGTTAGTGTTTTTATGTGTGACAAGTCTCATTTCACTATGCACACATTTCTACGCAACCATGTTTCCGCTAAAACGAGTGAACTTTATCCGGAAGTACTTGACATTACGACGCGTTATTACATATCGAGGCGAAGGCGAAAGACGTTTGATTCATCACTTTGTGATGTCATACTTAAAGTCGGATGGGGTATATGTTCTGCGCGTGGCGGCACATAACGCTACAGATATCCTTACTGCTCAAGTGATTGAAAATTTATACCGGAAGTTTAAGGAACGCCGGGTAGAATCTAAAGACCTAAATGGCGGAGAATATGTTTGATGAGCTGCCTTTACCGGAAATTAAAATCAGAAATGCCGAAAGCGATTAGAAGGGTCGTCTGACGATGACAGAGGACAACGGACAAAAAAAATGGCATTGCAAGATCACTCAACTAGTCTTATTTTTTCTGAAGAATCATGTTTAGCTGCTTTCTAAAAAAGTAAAGTATGCCGTTTTTAGGGGAAAAAACAAGTGTTATATAATAGGGCATGTGCAATGTTAATTGAAAATTCAGCGAGCTGCATTTATCTTTAAAACTTGTGCTACACTTGTAGATATTCACGTATATGTAGTTCCTTTTTCGATGTTTGTTTTCGAAGGTTTAGCGTATATAGttttgttaattaattaattaatttatttatttatttattaacaaagATACTCCCGTATGGTCATTCAGCAAGTTGTATAACATATTTGACAATTCTAATTAATTTGAATGTCTGTATGAAAAGGTAGAAATACGTTAAATATATTCGTAATTTTCAGTTTTTCCACGTTGTAAACATGGACCAAAAACACGCTTAATATTTTGCTCATATTCATTTCATGCATTATTTTTCGGCATTGATTAGGCCAAGCTCTTTTTATTCTACGGTGGCAAACGCCTATTATGGCCATGCATGTAGATCTGCATTGAAACTGAAAAaccgttttattttcaaaaaaaagaaaagcctTCTTTAGTCATGTAATAATCGAGGTTTATATTACCCTTGATGCTAGCCAATGGTATGTGGTTTGCAATATTACTGAATGGCTATTTTGTATGTCGTACTGTTGGACGGCTGTTGTTTTATTCTGACAAAAGAGAAATGCTGTATAAGTGGATATATTCCCGGGTCAAAAAGTTCGCCAATTACCGATTCCGGACGTTTCTCGAGAGGAAATATTATCGAAGGTCCTTTGCTGAACTGTCAAAGCTAATAAGTTTGTTTATCTTTACTAGACTATAATGACGTGTCTTGGTGAAAATGGAATTCACACTGGCTGATATTTCCGCGAATATTTTGAATTCGCGAAAATCACGAACATTTCGACGTCGCGAAAATTTACACATATACAGTATCCTGTTCTAGACAAAAGCAGTCGTTTGTTATATGGACTCAAtggctaaatttctattatgaacttgtccgtctttcaatttggatagtaccattaactgttaaaaggggtgcttaccaaaaagatactgactgaatggcgaacagtgcagatcatgatctgacaGCACGGACGTGCAGGGGGATCATGATCTAagttggtcgcaaaggcagaataaggCGTGTCCAGAATGATAAGGGTTAGTTATATTATCTACTGTGCCATTTGCGTTGATGGTAATAGTTTTCCCTTTTATTGCATGATGTAAGCGGAAATTACGTTTAACTATATAATACAAAATACGTATGTCTTAAGTGGTAATCAGCACTCATTACAATATACCACTCGGGTTACGCCTCCGTGCCAGTGTAGGTTAATTTACTTATTGACATTCTACAGtactatttttatatatattcaatgacGTCATGTATCGTTCTTTGCTTGAACTGATATACCCTAATGTGTATTACCCACacttttttttgcaatataaaCCATTAGCCATTTACATGTAATTTAATTCTGAGTTTGAAATTGTAGAATGAAATTAAATCACCATTTTGAAATCATCAAATTATCATTTTCTGGATTAAAAAGaacaacaactttttttatgtgatcaaaagtttttattttgcacaaatgttgCTATAACATCCAATGTAAGTTATATAATGAAGCCAGAACTATATTATGAAGTTTATatgttttatgatattatattatGTTAACAACCAGATATCACTGTGGCGTCAGACTGTCGTCAGAGGTTTAACACCAAGTCTAGCGGCTGTCTCGTTCTGGAAACAGAAAAATACAATTATCGTTTAAATTATCTTTGAAGTTGTCACTATTTCATCTTGTTTGCTTAAGTTTTTTTATCAATGTTAATGATATTAATTATGTTGCATTCTCGAATAATCTGTTTTAGAGAAGAACACAATCATTATAATGTACTTTATATCTGTAAGTCAGATGACATCCTATATCCGGCTTATCTCATTGGTCGGTTACTGGTCACATAATCTCATTGGTCGGTAACTGGTAACATAATCACATTAGTCGCTGACTGGTCACATAATCTCACTGGTCGGTAACTGGTCACATAATCTCATTGGTCGGTAACTGGTCACATAATCTCATTGGTAGGTAACTGGTCACATAAAGGCTCGTAGAAAAATGAAATTCGTCGCAGAAAGCGATAGGCCCTATTCTTCTAAGCAAAATTGTTTCCCATGatttgatatcattttaaatgtaattgGGTTTTTTATACAACATTAaagtttcatattttgtataatatcTTTTTAGATCATTTGAGAAAATGTCTAGGTGAGCAGTTGGTATATGTGGGTAGACTGcctgtaaaataaatttcttttgaaatctGGCATTATTTTTTGTTAGATACACATTGCTCTTTTTCAATATAGTCATAGAATAGCATACTTACTGTATGATAATTTCGGTAGGTGAGTATCCAAGTTTATGGACCTGACAAAAGTGTTTATCAGCCAATGTGAATATCATTTGGTCAGGCCCGTTAACTTTGATATTCGCCTTATCACCAATGATAAATGTTAAATAGAAAATCTCGTTTTccgaatattttcaaaacatccaatatttttcttttcacaaaacaaacatatatagaTTTTTGAGATAACATTCTTATTAGTTAAATCATTCGttctcaaaatatatacattgtatcttgAAAACCACAGAGCcttcattttacataaatatgactCCATTTTCAGTTCATACCCTGATATAACAGTTATAATTATCATAGATTTCTAGTACAATTCTAGAAATCAATTTGTTTATAATATATTGCCATGCTTTATTTTTGTGTATAACAGAATAAATATTACATTACTTTTCATGGGAAAATCAGTCTTTAAACAGCTTTTTTTCTACTCTTGCTGAAAATTTTCACTGTTCTATTCAAAGCAGTTCTATATatgaattagaaaaaaagttaCCATacgtttttcttaaaaaaataccTATTTCCAtaatatactacattttttaacaatattgctagtaaatttgacatttaaaattgtgttttaataCTTTTGTAATAGGCATGTATTGTCCACCACAGAATGTTTTAGATGAAAAATGTCAAACTACTTTATCCAAACGAATTTCTCTTTGCATCACATAACTGAATTCAATATAGATTCGACAGAAGACAAGCATGCATCCATAATCAGTTTACTGGTATTTCAATAGCAGGCGCCATTTGCCAAGGTTATTCCAAACTATATGtacaacaatatttcatattttcataagtgtttgtttttttaaaagttgtaaATTAAAAGTCAAGTACTAAATACTTTCATCATGTTTAAAAGTTGTTACATGGATAGATCTTTGTTTTATAGACATCTGTATTTATCATATTTCTCAAACAGAGCGAACTGTGAGtttcagtaaataaaaataaacagaatgagATTTTGTGTGTTTTCTCTGTGAAATATGCATTACTATTTATATGGCGTATTGTCATACGAGGCAGTTAGATTGCTTCAAATAAGacattattcaaaataaaactcATAAGATGGAAGTAGCTTGTGAAATTTTGgagttttttttatgatttttgtgtacatgatgtacaatataaaaaataatacacCTTTACACCTTGACTTCATGTCTTGAACACGGTCACAAAAACGTTGTAAACTT is a genomic window of Mercenaria mercenaria strain notata chromosome 18, MADL_Memer_1, whole genome shotgun sequence containing:
- the LOC123538085 gene encoding innexin unc-9-like; translation: MGNGLCVETSSSWTVFDWLDKVLGSVGSYAGLGKLRNDDDFIDRLSHHYTTMLLVIFTIVVSTKQYVGDAIQCWCPAQFTEAHVHYANQICWVSNTYHVPMENIIPADPDTRRETQLTYYQWVPFILLFMGMLFKIPRITWKVLTYSSSISLDKVLGLIFALQLAPKAERDEKLAELTDYLDTWLQTSEHYKDVCCLQLKQKVSQYSCFVCGRRYGNHFITSAIFVKFLYFTNAFIQYFALNAFLGDDFAAWGFEIMTGLADENPEYMKLSPRFPRVTMCDFQIRQMMNVQRWTVQCVLPINLFNSKIFLFIWFWLVFLCVTSLISLCTHFYATMFPLKRVNFIRKYLTLRRVITYRGEGERRLIHHFVMSYLKSDGVYVLRVAAHNATDILTAQVIENLYRKFKERRVESKDLNGGEYV